In a single window of the Halococcus salifodinae DSM 8989 genome:
- a CDS encoding zinc-dependent alcohol dehydrogenase family protein — MQAVVLEEFQEPLTVQDVDRPEPEPDGAVAKLIGCGVCRSDWHCWQGDWDWFGYRPDPPHVLGHEPTARIVSVGEDVETVEEGQEIAIPFNLACGTCDLCRNGRENICENHVGLGFMNQAPGAFAEEVHIPHADVNAVPLPDSIDAETAAGCGCRFMTSFHAMAHRAPVSAGDDVVIHGCGGIGLSAVHIADALGGNVIGVDLKDENLDKAEELGAVATVNASEVDDPAGEVQDITNGGADVSADGLGIKTTCQNAVNSLRKGGTHVQIGLTTSEEEGMVPLPVDDFVSKEIDFHGSLGLQPSRYSEMLDMIESSKLDPATLVNKTIDIHEVPDELAAMTDFNTLGIPVCTDFTS; from the coding sequence ATGCAGGCAGTAGTACTGGAGGAGTTTCAGGAGCCGTTGACCGTCCAGGACGTTGACCGTCCTGAACCAGAACCCGATGGGGCTGTCGCCAAACTCATTGGGTGTGGTGTCTGCCGATCAGATTGGCATTGTTGGCAGGGAGATTGGGACTGGTTCGGATACCGGCCTGATCCGCCACACGTTCTTGGCCATGAACCCACTGCCCGAATCGTTTCCGTCGGTGAGGATGTTGAAACCGTCGAAGAGGGTCAAGAAATCGCAATTCCGTTCAACCTCGCGTGTGGTACTTGTGACCTGTGCCGGAACGGTCGCGAGAACATCTGTGAGAACCACGTTGGGCTTGGGTTCATGAACCAAGCCCCCGGTGCATTCGCTGAGGAAGTTCACATCCCACACGCCGATGTCAACGCCGTGCCGCTCCCAGACAGTATCGACGCCGAAACGGCTGCGGGGTGTGGTTGCCGGTTCATGACCTCGTTTCACGCGATGGCGCATCGCGCACCCGTGAGCGCCGGTGATGACGTGGTAATTCACGGGTGTGGTGGCATCGGTCTTTCAGCCGTCCACATCGCTGATGCGCTTGGTGGTAATGTAATCGGGGTGGATCTCAAAGACGAGAACCTCGACAAGGCCGAAGAACTTGGTGCGGTCGCTACGGTTAACGCTTCCGAAGTCGACGATCCCGCTGGCGAAGTCCAAGATATCACTAACGGTGGAGCAGATGTTTCTGCCGACGGACTTGGTATCAAAACGACGTGTCAGAACGCAGTCAATAGCCTCCGCAAGGGAGGAACGCACGTTCAGATCGGGTTGACCACTTCCGAAGAAGAGGGAATGGTTCCACTGCCGGTCGATGACTTCGTCTCCAAGGAGATCGATTTCCACGGCTCGCTCGGTCTCCAGCCCTCGCGTTACAGTGAGATGCTGGACATGATCGAGTCAAGCAAGCTTGACCCGGCAACGCTCGTCAACAAGACGATCGATATCCACGAAGTTCCAGATGAACTGGCTGCGATGACTGACTTCAACACACTCGGAATCCCAGTCTGTACCGACTTCACTAGCTAA
- a CDS encoding CoxG family protein: MKFSGTFKLNDTTTEEVWLALSDPVMIENALPGCQFLVEVEDTDVDFDALREEHGDRDVEPTSDPETIAERAFEQGNHYAGVIGISIGPVNPTFETVVTIEERDQPYMEAGGEGSAGDSSFEMTAWMDLDATDDGVEVDWTAEAEVFGRIAQMGQRVINPAANQVVKRFFSSVQDEIREREIAEGGEVEQAESAESNDDDRGIVDRILGRSEGN, encoded by the coding sequence ATGAAATTCAGTGGAACATTCAAACTTAACGATACGACAACGGAGGAGGTATGGCTCGCGCTCTCGGATCCGGTAATGATCGAGAACGCGCTACCTGGCTGCCAGTTTCTCGTCGAAGTTGAGGACACGGATGTCGACTTCGACGCGTTGCGCGAGGAACACGGGGACCGCGATGTCGAACCGACCTCTGACCCAGAGACCATCGCCGAGCGCGCGTTCGAGCAGGGGAATCACTACGCCGGCGTCATCGGTATTAGCATCGGCCCGGTAAATCCGACCTTCGAGACGGTTGTCACAATCGAGGAGCGCGACCAGCCCTACATGGAGGCCGGCGGCGAAGGCTCAGCGGGCGATAGCTCCTTCGAGATGACCGCGTGGATGGACCTCGACGCGACCGACGACGGGGTGGAAGTCGATTGGACGGCCGAAGCCGAGGTGTTCGGCCGCATCGCGCAGATGGGCCAGCGCGTCATCAACCCCGCGGCGAACCAAGTCGTGAAGCGGTTTTTCTCGTCGGTGCAGGACGAAATCCGCGAGCGCGAAATCGCCGAAGGCGGCGAGGTTGAGCAAGCAGAGTCGGCCGAATCGAATGACGACGACCGCGGCATCGTCGACCGCATCCTCGGTCGGTCGGAAGGAAACTGA
- a CDS encoding helix-turn-helix domain-containing protein translates to MPPSRLQRHDVSRLTDRQHEVLRVAVDLGYYQEPREATHDEIAAATGLSETTVSEHLRKIEATVFSSLHVGTTDR, encoded by the coding sequence ATCCCACCTAGCCGACTTCAGCGCCACGACGTCTCCCGGCTGACCGACCGCCAGCACGAGGTGCTCCGGGTGGCGGTCGACCTCGGCTATTACCAGGAGCCCCGCGAGGCGACCCACGACGAGATCGCGGCGGCGACCGGGCTCTCCGAGACGACTGTTAGCGAGCACCTCCGGAAGATCGAGGCGACCGTGTTTTCGTCGCTCCACGTTGGTACCACTGATCGCTGA
- a CDS encoding xanthine dehydrogenase family protein molybdopterin-binding subunit, producing MSSETIESDELDIESVLGSSVERREDPSLITGEAEYTDDIQRPEMTHMAVLRSQHGHAEINDINTSTAEAMDGVVGVYTADDLDVPGEVPTGWLLPDLKTPSHTILAKDRVRYQGDGIAVVVAEENAIAHDAVAAIDVDYNRLDAVTDPKEAVEDDAPVLHEPTEDPTDTEDDEEIGTVPGNQAFDWEIGDADATDEAFASAAHTAEVDLENQRLIPNPMEPRAAMAEYKPGTEELELHMTSQNPHLHRQLMSGVLDVPEHKIHVVAPDVGGGFGNKIAHYPDEALVSWCAKETERPVKWTATRSESYLTGTHGRDHDTHAELAMDEDGVITGMRVETYASMGAYLSTFAPAIPTYLYGTLLSGQYDIPAIHCHVIGAFTNNAPTDAYRGAGRPEALYVVERMITLGAREMEMDPAEFRRKNFIPEDDFPHQTPVAVSYDSGDYEPALDKALDMVGYDDLRERQEELREEGRYLGIGFSNYIEACGLAPSELAGQLGAQAGLWESGLVRVHPTGKVTAFCGTSGHGQGHETTYAQIVSDELGIPYDDIEIVEGDTDEIPQGMGTYGSRSAAVGGSALATSSQKVVEKAKKIAAHLMEAGEGDIEFENGEFSVAGAPERSMGIQEIAGQAYLAHDMPEGIEPGLEETSFYDPDNFVFPFGTHVAVVEVDPETGEIEFENYVAVDDVGPQINPKIVEGQVHGGVAQGIGQAMYEGAVYDDNGQLTTGSMQDYTVPKAEHIPRMETDSTVTPSPHNPLGVKGVGEAGTIAAPQAVVNAVTDALQPFGVDHIDMPLSNESVWQAVNENAAADGGEPSETRRASSDRRSDGGKGGDE from the coding sequence ATGTCAAGCGAAACAATCGAATCTGACGAACTCGACATCGAATCGGTGCTCGGCTCGTCGGTCGAGCGCCGCGAGGACCCCTCGCTGATCACGGGCGAGGCCGAATACACCGACGACATCCAGCGCCCGGAGATGACCCACATGGCCGTCCTTCGAAGTCAGCACGGCCACGCCGAAATCAACGATATCAACACGAGCACGGCCGAAGCAATGGATGGAGTGGTCGGTGTCTATACCGCAGACGACCTCGACGTTCCCGGTGAAGTGCCGACCGGATGGTTGCTCCCGGACCTGAAGACGCCCTCGCACACGATTCTCGCAAAAGACCGGGTGCGCTATCAGGGCGACGGTATCGCGGTCGTGGTCGCCGAGGAAAACGCCATTGCACACGACGCGGTCGCGGCAATCGACGTCGATTACAATCGGCTCGATGCGGTTACCGACCCCAAAGAAGCCGTCGAGGATGACGCTCCGGTGCTTCACGAACCGACCGAGGACCCCACCGACACCGAAGACGACGAAGAAATCGGCACCGTGCCCGGTAATCAAGCATTCGACTGGGAAATCGGGGATGCGGACGCCACCGATGAGGCGTTCGCAAGTGCGGCTCACACAGCCGAGGTGGACTTGGAAAACCAGCGGTTGATTCCGAATCCGATGGAGCCGCGGGCAGCGATGGCCGAGTACAAGCCGGGGACTGAGGAGTTGGAACTCCACATGACCTCTCAGAACCCGCATCTCCACCGCCAGTTGATGTCTGGCGTGTTGGACGTGCCAGAGCACAAAATCCACGTCGTCGCTCCCGATGTGGGTGGCGGATTCGGAAACAAAATCGCCCACTACCCCGACGAAGCACTCGTCTCGTGGTGTGCGAAAGAGACCGAACGACCGGTGAAGTGGACCGCAACCCGTTCCGAGAGTTATTTGACTGGGACGCACGGCCGCGACCACGACACGCACGCCGAGTTAGCGATGGACGAGGACGGCGTGATTACCGGGATGCGCGTCGAAACCTACGCGAGCATGGGTGCGTACCTCTCGACGTTCGCGCCGGCTATTCCGACTTACCTCTACGGGACACTGCTGTCGGGTCAGTACGATATTCCAGCGATTCACTGTCACGTCATTGGCGCGTTTACGAACAATGCGCCGACCGACGCCTATCGCGGGGCCGGCCGCCCGGAAGCGCTGTACGTCGTTGAGCGCATGATAACGCTCGGCGCGCGCGAGATGGAGATGGACCCGGCAGAGTTCAGACGGAAGAACTTCATTCCCGAGGACGACTTCCCACATCAGACCCCGGTGGCGGTTTCCTACGACAGCGGCGACTACGAACCGGCACTCGACAAGGCTCTCGATATGGTCGGCTACGACGACCTGCGCGAGCGACAGGAAGAACTCCGCGAGGAGGGCCGGTATCTCGGTATCGGCTTTTCGAACTATATCGAGGCGTGCGGACTCGCACCCTCCGAACTTGCGGGCCAACTCGGCGCGCAGGCAGGACTGTGGGAAAGCGGTCTTGTCCGCGTCCACCCTACTGGGAAAGTCACGGCCTTCTGTGGCACGTCGGGTCACGGACAGGGCCACGAGACGACCTACGCCCAAATCGTCTCTGATGAGTTGGGAATCCCCTACGACGACATCGAAATCGTCGAAGGTGACACTGATGAGATACCCCAAGGAATGGGGACCTATGGCTCGCGTTCGGCGGCCGTCGGCGGAAGCGCGCTAGCGACGAGCTCGCAGAAAGTGGTCGAAAAGGCGAAGAAAATCGCTGCCCACCTCATGGAAGCAGGTGAAGGGGACATCGAGTTCGAGAACGGCGAGTTCTCGGTCGCCGGTGCGCCAGAGCGTTCGATGGGTATCCAAGAGATCGCCGGACAGGCCTATCTGGCACACGATATGCCGGAAGGCATCGAGCCAGGGCTTGAGGAGACTTCCTTCTACGACCCCGACAACTTCGTGTTCCCGTTCGGGACGCATGTTGCAGTCGTGGAAGTCGACCCGGAGACTGGCGAAATCGAGTTCGAAAACTACGTCGCGGTCGATGACGTCGGCCCGCAAATTAACCCCAAAATCGTGGAGGGGCAGGTTCACGGTGGGGTTGCACAGGGCATCGGACAGGCGATGTACGAGGGCGCGGTTTACGACGACAACGGCCAACTCACTACCGGCTCGATGCAGGACTACACGGTGCCGAAAGCCGAACACATCCCCAGAATGGAAACCGATAGCACGGTGACACCTTCCCCACACAACCCGCTCGGCGTCAAAGGTGTGGGTGAAGCAGGTACCATCGCGGCTCCACAGGCGGTCGTCAATGCGGTCACGGACGCGCTCCAGCCGTTCGGCGTCGACCACATCGATATGCCGCTCTCTAATGAATCGGTTTGGCAGGCGGTAAACGAGAATGCTGCTGCGGACGGTGGTGAGCCGAGTGAAACGAGGCGAGCCTCGTCAGACCGAAGGTCTGATGGTGGAAAAGGAGGTGATGAGTGA
- a CDS encoding NAD(P)/FAD-dependent oxidoreductase: MADSLVVIGTGYAGTKAVQQLEQNTSDVNITWIGENQYHLVLHESHRIIRDPTIQQKITIPVKNIKSTDTDFIEGEVTNIDTGARSVELSNGNTIPYDYVLVAIGSQTAHYGIPGLNNHSIALKSLEDALTIHKRIFTETNLESSEKPTQVLIGGAGLSGIQVAGEVAKLRDEAGISIEITLLEALDEILPGHSSDLQKSVRKQLIKADIDIQTGNPLSKAGNEYVHLESDEKLLYDILIWTGGITGHDIMESINVEKDHNRIKTDTTFKTSDDRIFTVGDAALVENGENPVPPTAQAAWQAADVAANNIERSLQNKPLRHWTYEDKGTLISIGDKAIAHNVSNIPFPTFGSYPAQFLKKFVAARWIAGLTSWYHASSAWGVL; encoded by the coding sequence ATGGCCGACAGTCTCGTGGTGATTGGAACAGGTTATGCAGGTACAAAGGCGGTGCAACAACTGGAACAGAATACCTCTGATGTCAACATTACGTGGATTGGCGAGAATCAATATCATTTAGTACTCCATGAATCACATCGGATCATTCGAGATCCCACTATCCAACAGAAAATCACAATTCCGGTGAAGAATATAAAATCAACAGATACCGATTTCATTGAAGGTGAAGTTACTAATATTGATACTGGGGCTCGATCAGTCGAGCTCAGTAATGGAAACACTATACCATACGACTACGTACTGGTTGCAATAGGGAGCCAAACCGCGCACTACGGGATTCCTGGTTTGAATAATCATTCAATCGCGTTGAAATCATTAGAGGATGCGTTAACAATCCATAAACGAATCTTTACCGAAACAAACCTCGAATCTAGCGAAAAACCAACGCAAGTCCTTATTGGTGGAGCTGGACTCTCGGGTATTCAAGTTGCGGGTGAAGTTGCAAAACTACGAGATGAGGCAGGAATCTCTATCGAGATTACGCTTCTGGAAGCTCTTGATGAAATCTTGCCAGGGCACAGTTCCGATCTTCAGAAATCAGTGCGGAAGCAACTCATCAAAGCCGATATAGACATTCAAACCGGGAATCCACTTTCCAAGGCAGGAAATGAATATGTACATCTAGAAAGTGATGAGAAATTACTTTATGACATCCTAATCTGGACAGGAGGGATTACCGGTCATGATATCATGGAGTCCATTAATGTTGAGAAGGACCACAACCGAATTAAAACGGATACAACATTCAAAACCAGTGACGATCGCATATTCACTGTTGGTGACGCTGCCCTAGTCGAAAATGGTGAAAATCCGGTACCACCTACTGCCCAAGCTGCATGGCAAGCCGCCGATGTTGCTGCTAATAATATTGAGCGTTCTCTCCAAAACAAACCATTGAGACACTGGACGTATGAGGATAAGGGAACACTCATTTCAATTGGAGATAAAGCCATTGCTCATAATGTCTCGAATATCCCATTTCCAACATTCGGTTCTTATCCGGCACAATTTCTGAAAAAATTTGTTGCAGCACGATGGATTGCTGGACTAACTTCATGGTATCACGCTAGTAGTGCCTGGGGTGTGTTATAA
- a CDS encoding (2Fe-2S)-binding protein has translation MTEHDIELSVNGTEHELTVESRTLLVHALREELGYTGTNVGCESSTCGACTVHLDGDAVKSCTVLAAQADGSEIGTVEGLAEDGTYAPIQEGFQKEHGLQCGYCTPGMMLAANDLLERNPNPDEEEIREAIEGNLCRCTGYQNIVNAVEFAADEMDGGAEAAADGGEPVEGTRTSEDERSESSGRTKQVEGDD, from the coding sequence ATGACAGAACACGACATCGAACTATCGGTCAACGGTACGGAACACGAACTCACTGTCGAGTCACGAACACTGCTCGTCCACGCCCTGCGCGAAGAGTTGGGCTATACTGGCACAAACGTCGGCTGTGAAAGCTCGACTTGTGGAGCCTGTACTGTGCATTTAGATGGTGATGCAGTAAAATCCTGTACGGTGCTCGCGGCACAGGCCGACGGCAGCGAGATCGGTACCGTCGAAGGACTCGCCGAGGATGGCACCTACGCTCCGATTCAGGAGGGATTTCAGAAAGAACACGGGCTTCAGTGTGGTTACTGTACGCCGGGGATGATGCTCGCGGCGAACGACCTCCTCGAACGGAACCCGAACCCGGACGAAGAGGAGATTCGGGAAGCCATCGAGGGCAACCTCTGTCGGTGTACCGGCTATCAGAACATCGTTAACGCCGTCGAGTTCGCCGCCGACGAGATGGACGGTGGTGCCGAAGCGGCAGCTGATGGCGGTGAGCCCGTTGAAGGCACGCGAACGTCAGAAGACGAGCGAAGCGAGTCTTCTGGAAGGACAAAGCAGGTAGAGGGGGACGACTGA
- a CDS encoding RNA-guided endonuclease InsQ/TnpB family protein translates to MCVEPTLSNTTSGSSRRSAKAQRGASFLKESFETARRLMMTREHAHRAMARLGKRERAWRKQYLHTTANEIVTEAVETDCDVIVFEELDDIRKRSSFADWHHIWAFRWLFEYVKYKAPERGVSVETVEPNHTSRRRSKCGFTHKDNRDGTEFWCRSCGYALNADYNAAKNVGLRYARKRYHSLRSRTFAGSGDAPVDVRINRGTMTDDGPRPSAGD, encoded by the coding sequence GTGTGTGTGGAACCTACACTATCTAACACTACTTCTGGGTCTAGTCGGAGATCAGCTAAAGCACAGCGCGGAGCCTCCTTCCTTAAGGAATCGTTCGAGACGGCTCGCCGTCTCATGATGACGAGAGAGCACGCCCACCGCGCGATGGCTCGTCTCGGAAAGCGGGAACGAGCGTGGCGCAAGCAGTATCTCCACACCACGGCGAACGAAATCGTGACCGAAGCTGTAGAGACCGACTGCGACGTTATCGTGTTCGAAGAACTCGACGACATCCGCAAACGCTCGTCGTTCGCGGACTGGCACCACATCTGGGCCTTCCGGTGGTTGTTCGAGTACGTCAAGTACAAAGCACCGGAACGTGGTGTCTCGGTCGAAACTGTCGAACCGAATCACACCAGCCGACGGCGTTCGAAGTGTGGATTCACGCACAAAGACAACCGCGACGGCACCGAGTTTTGGTGCCGTTCGTGTGGGTATGCACTGAACGCGGACTACAACGCGGCGAAGAACGTCGGGCTTCGGTACGCCCGCAAACGGTACCATAGCCTCCGCTCCCGGACTTTTGCCGGGAGCGGAGACGCACCAGTAGACGTGCGTATAAATCGTGGGACGATGACCGACGACGGTCCCCGGCCTTCCGCCGGAGATTGA
- a CDS encoding ParA family protein translates to MITAVIYSESGGTFKTTMTANLAVALERMGQNTLMIDLDPQEGNLTSLFDAGEHRNDPDADNLVKHILDMPDGDFHDLIETTAEGVDIIPSHDMLSDFTSNLEQKISYETGMQNMSREEYPRFELLYDLLWKEQKLNEEYDAVLIDPNARAEDLLYNAIFALRTLIAPVKPAGKGNLSLEGLEELVGNMESQLDIEIGLSCVVPSGVGRTNAHKQYQDQFENTEAFATPVTIANRESLMDAMWEARGSAFKVIEERWKTFEKNGEMISESGQRRIREREVETLYKLYKLAWFIATDTFDADADPVLELNIQDYDNQVLDLEDDDKMEATTA, encoded by the coding sequence ATGATCACGGCCGTGATCTACTCCGAATCGGGTGGAACGTTCAAAACAACCATGACGGCTAATTTGGCAGTTGCATTAGAAAGGATGGGTCAAAATACTCTTATGATCGATCTTGATCCGCAAGAAGGAAATTTGACCAGTCTGTTTGATGCGGGCGAGCACCGGAACGATCCAGACGCAGATAACCTAGTTAAACATATCCTTGATATGCCAGATGGTGATTTCCACGACCTGATTGAGACAACGGCTGAAGGTGTGGATATCATACCCAGTCACGACATGCTTAGTGACTTCACGTCGAATCTGGAGCAAAAGATTTCTTATGAGACTGGTATGCAAAACATGAGCCGAGAGGAATATCCTCGGTTCGAATTACTATATGATTTACTATGGAAGGAGCAGAAGCTAAATGAAGAATATGACGCCGTCCTTATCGACCCAAACGCACGAGCAGAGGATCTTCTTTACAACGCGATCTTTGCACTACGCACACTCATTGCACCTGTTAAACCAGCAGGGAAAGGGAACCTGAGTTTGGAGGGGCTCGAAGAGCTTGTTGGTAACATGGAGAGCCAGCTCGATATCGAGATTGGGCTCTCCTGTGTTGTTCCCTCTGGAGTAGGGCGAACCAACGCTCATAAACAGTATCAAGACCAGTTTGAAAATACTGAGGCATTCGCTACTCCGGTCACTATTGCGAATCGAGAAAGCCTCATGGACGCTATGTGGGAAGCCAGAGGATCGGCGTTCAAGGTGATTGAAGAACGGTGGAAAACGTTTGAGAAAAACGGTGAAATGATAAGCGAATCCGGCCAGCGGCGAATCCGGGAAAGAGAAGTTGAGACCTTATACAAGCTGTATAAGCTTGCTTGGTTTATTGCAACGGATACATTCGACGCCGACGCCGATCCTGTATTGGAACTCAATATCCAAGACTACGACAATCAAGTTCTCGATCTCGAGGATGACGACAAAATGGAGGCGACGACCGCATGA
- a CDS encoding aldehyde dehydrogenase family protein, producing MAPNSQPSAESSQEVIERHEQAAQELIQDRELQLYIEGEWVDSTGSELLDIYDPTTGRKLATAQAGNDADIERAVTAAWRGFETWDDKSVAQRQVILSEIAKRIEARQEEFARLDALDNGKPLVEARDDIDLVVDHFRYFAGAARTLEGTTIPAENDQHIETVREPYGVVGQIIPWNFPLLMAAWKLAPALAAGNAVVLKPAEETPLSLVEFIHEIDDLIPDGLLNIVTGYGPEAGTSLVEHPRVRKIAFTGSTEVGRGVMKGAANTLKDISLELGGKSPLIIFPDAALDRAVEVAIDAMFYNAGECCCAGTRLFVHESLCDEFTQKFADAADDIVLGDPLLEKTEMGPKISPRQVQRTERYIRLAEEVGGRIVTGGKQLEDGRLAGGYFVVPTVVEGAPHRTRVAQEEIFGPVELVFEWSDYGNLIDRVNDVSFGLAAGIVSENISTTRRAARDIEAGNIWVNQYNEFPAGQPFGGYKQSGIGREIGKETIKAYTQTKTLNFKVD from the coding sequence GTGGCACCCAACTCTCAGCCGTCGGCCGAGAGTTCACAAGAGGTCATTGAGAGACATGAGCAAGCTGCACAAGAGCTGATTCAAGACCGAGAGCTTCAACTATATATCGAAGGTGAGTGGGTAGACAGTACCGGTAGCGAACTATTAGACATTTACGACCCGACCACTGGGAGAAAACTGGCGACAGCTCAGGCCGGAAATGATGCTGACATCGAACGAGCTGTTACAGCTGCGTGGCGTGGCTTCGAGACTTGGGATGATAAATCGGTAGCCCAACGACAAGTTATTCTTTCAGAGATAGCGAAGCGAATCGAAGCCCGACAGGAAGAGTTCGCAAGGCTTGATGCACTTGATAACGGCAAACCATTAGTAGAAGCCCGAGATGACATTGATCTTGTTGTAGATCATTTTCGGTATTTTGCAGGTGCGGCCCGGACGTTGGAAGGAACAACTATCCCCGCAGAAAATGACCAACACATAGAGACGGTTCGGGAGCCGTATGGCGTCGTCGGCCAAATAATTCCCTGGAACTTCCCATTATTGATGGCCGCATGGAAGCTTGCGCCAGCTCTGGCAGCAGGAAACGCTGTAGTGTTGAAACCTGCCGAAGAAACCCCATTATCATTAGTTGAATTCATCCACGAAATCGACGATCTCATTCCAGATGGACTACTGAATATTGTCACTGGCTACGGTCCCGAGGCTGGTACATCGCTCGTTGAACACCCGCGCGTGCGCAAGATTGCGTTCACCGGATCAACGGAGGTCGGTCGCGGCGTAATGAAGGGAGCAGCGAATACTCTCAAAGACATATCCTTGGAATTGGGTGGCAAAAGTCCACTTATCATTTTCCCAGATGCGGCTCTCGATCGAGCGGTTGAGGTCGCCATCGACGCGATGTTCTACAACGCTGGGGAGTGTTGCTGTGCGGGGACACGGTTGTTTGTCCATGAATCACTATGTGATGAATTTACTCAAAAATTCGCCGACGCTGCGGATGATATCGTCCTTGGCGATCCTTTGCTTGAAAAAACTGAGATGGGTCCGAAAATATCGCCAAGACAGGTTCAAAGAACTGAACGATATATTCGTCTTGCTGAAGAGGTTGGTGGTCGAATTGTCACTGGTGGCAAACAACTTGAGGATGGGCGACTCGCTGGCGGATACTTTGTTGTTCCAACGGTTGTTGAGGGTGCACCGCACAGAACGCGCGTTGCCCAAGAAGAAATTTTCGGCCCAGTAGAGCTTGTGTTCGAATGGAGCGACTATGGTAATCTAATAGATCGAGTCAACGATGTCAGCTTTGGTCTCGCTGCTGGCATCGTTTCTGAAAATATTTCCACTACTCGGCGTGCTGCTCGCGATATTGAGGCTGGGAACATCTGGGTAAATCAATATAACGAATTCCCAGCTGGCCAGCCATTCGGTGGGTACAAACAATCCGGTATCGGTCGGGAAATAGGCAAAGAGACAATCAAGGCATACACACAGACAAAGACGCTAAATTTCAAAGTCGATTGA
- a CDS encoding transposase: MGVSEDSFDDDLTPRDIILLKARVGNPTASVRKIRDILEDEYGISLSHNRVNELLHEMETDEVLQTQVVPNVELFDYYLFRIAFHYPNFEEQWEECYWELSEDPHVVLFTNADDYYHWILITQFHDDRGAEQWMHHFFKNHGDLIAQFDNTKLPSIHKFYTSADVLNERLWETEEGREYLQNSRDKGENSDSALIEHEDNSPQTISPWEEKTD, encoded by the coding sequence ATGGGTGTTTCAGAGGATTCATTTGATGATGATCTCACACCCAGAGATATCATCCTCCTCAAAGCAAGAGTTGGAAATCCAACTGCATCAGTCCGAAAAATTCGCGATATACTTGAGGATGAATACGGAATCTCGCTATCACACAATCGTGTAAATGAATTACTCCATGAGATGGAGACGGACGAGGTATTACAGACGCAAGTAGTGCCTAATGTAGAGCTTTTTGACTATTATCTCTTCCGTATTGCGTTCCATTACCCAAATTTCGAGGAACAGTGGGAAGAATGCTATTGGGAATTGAGCGAAGACCCACATGTGGTGTTGTTCACTAATGCTGACGACTACTACCACTGGATCCTTATTACCCAGTTTCACGACGACCGCGGAGCCGAGCAATGGATGCACCACTTCTTCAAGAATCACGGCGATCTAATTGCGCAGTTTGATAACACCAAACTGCCCTCAATACACAAATTCTATACCTCCGCTGATGTTCTCAACGAGCGACTGTGGGAAACCGAAGAAGGTCGTGAATACCTCCAGAATTCCCGCGACAAAGGCGAGAACAGTGACTCTGCTTTAATTGAACACGAAGACAACTCTCCCCAAACAATTTCTCCCTGGGAAGAGAAAACCGACTAA